The proteins below come from a single Myxocyprinus asiaticus isolate MX2 ecotype Aquarium Trade chromosome 28, UBuf_Myxa_2, whole genome shotgun sequence genomic window:
- the LOC127418599 gene encoding gastrula zinc finger protein XlCGF57.1-like, with amino-acid sequence MFIMREQVDVIHTGEQQMLQTLVKIEVKQEEIKEENTTEEQQNDEDEDEQQMLQTPVKIEVKQEEIKEETTAEEQQSDEDDDEQQMLQIPVKIEVKQEEIKEETTTEEQQSDEDDDEQQMLQTPVKIEVKQEEIKEENTAEEQQSDEDDNEGQMLQIPVKMCSVKLLDCRNLMKMRGENTAEEEQSDEDDDDFIPAELMQVREEREGLNEVEEEQHDFITGEKSLSDLNTENNFSPKKPQRRADKKSFTCSQFGKCFTRKIDLNKHMRVHTGERPYMCHQCGKGFKRKEHLNNHTVIHTGEKPFLCHQCGKSFAYVKDFKNHLRCHSGEKPFECDKCGKTFVLNSILKQHLKTHTNEKPYKCSFCGKSFTRLDYFKEHQNMHTGVGAHMCFECGKTFITAGNLKLHQRIHTGEKPYKCSHCGKSYPYSNCLKIHERIHTGVKPYKCSQCGKSFTRSHDLKTHERIHTGEKPYKCLQCGKSFTQSEHLKTHERTHTGEKPYKCSHCEKSFTQSQNLKKHERIHTGEKPYHCSS; translated from the exons atgttcatcatgagagagcaggtggatgtgattcacactggagaacagcagatgctgcagacactagtgaagattgaagtgaagcaggaggagataaaagaagaaaatacaacagaagaacaacagaatgatgaagatgaggatgaacagcagatgctgcagacaccagtgaagattgaagtgaagcaggaggagataaaagaagaaaccacagcagaggaacaacagagtgatgaagatgatgatgaacagcagatgctgcagataccagtgaagattgaagtgaagcaggaggagataaaagaagaaaccacaacagaggaacaacagagtgatgaagatgatgatgaacagcagatgctgcagacaccagtgaagattgaagtgaagcaggaggagataaaagaagaaaacacagcagaggaacaacagagtgatgaagatgataatGAAGGacagatgctgcagataccagtgaagatgtgttcagtgaagctgctggactgcaggaacctgatgaagatgagaggagaaaacacagcagaggaagaacagagtgatgaagatgatgatgattttattcCTGCAG agctgatgCAAGTGAGAGAGGAACGTGAAGGACTGAACGAAGTGGAGGAGGAACAGCATGATTtcataactggagaaaaatctttgagtgacttaaacactgaaaataatttctcaCCTAAAAAGCCTCAAAGAAGAGCAGACAAGAAgtctttcacctgctctcagttTGGAAAATGTTTCACACGTAAAATAGATCTTAATAaacacatgagagttcacactggagagagaccttacatgtgccatcagtgtggaaaaggcTTTAAACGTAAAGAACATCTTAATAACCACACAGtaattcacacaggagagaagcctttcTTGTGTCATCAGTGTGGGAAAAGTTTTGCATATGTAAAAGATTTCAAGAATCATCTTCGCTGTCACTCTGGAGAAAAGCCATttgaatgtgataagtgtggtaaaacatttgttttgaattcaatcctaaaacaacatctgaaaactcacactaatgagaagccttacaagtgttctttttgtggaaagagttttacacgCCTGGactattttaaagagcaccagaATATGCATACCGGTGTGGGGgctcatatgtgctttgaatgtgggaagaccTTTATTACAGCCGGCAACTTGAAACTgcaccaaagaattcatactggagaaaaaccatacaagtgctcacactgtggaaagagttaccCTTATTCAAATTGCCTGAAAatacacgagagaattcatactggagtgaaaccttacaagtgctcacaatgtggaaagagtttcactcggtcacatgacctgaaaacacacgagagaattcatactggagaaaaaccttacaagtgcttacaatgtggaaagagtttcacacagtcagaacacctgaaaacacatgagagaactcatactggagagaaaccttacaagtgctcgcactgtgaaaagagtttcactcagtcacaaaacctgaaaaaacacgagagaattcatactggagagaaaccataccacTGCTCTTCATGA